A segment of the Vulcanisaeta thermophila genome:
CACATACTGAGTAAGTACCCTGTGAAGCCCCATGAGCTGCTCTACGCCACAGACCACCCGAGGGATATAGCAATGACTAGGGACTTGGGCATAGTGGGTGTTGGGGTTGCCACCTACGTTAGGGACTTCGGCACCAGGTACGTCATAAGGAGTATTTCCGAGCTACCCATGGTTGTTAGGTTGATTGACGAAGGTACCTATTAAGGGCAATCCCTATGAATATACCCAGCACCAGCGGTGCTACGTAGGCCAGGAGTACGTACCACGGTATGCCAAGAATCCCAGGCATCACGTTTATGTAAACCCCCGCGCTCATTGATTGTAGGACGTACGTATTCCCACCATAAATGCCCATTACCTCGTAAGTCCCTGGGGAAGTTAAGGGAATCCTAACACTGGCCCTGGCATTGCTCAGGGGGATTATGAATACCTTGGTGGAATTGTTGGAAATATTCCTCAGCACCACGGTCACGTTGCCATAAACGTAATTTGCCGGTATGTCGGATAGCACATCCACGGTAATGCTCAGGTAATCCCCAACCACCGCCACGTTACTGCTCACGTGGACGTTGGTGAGTGATGATGCCTTACTTATTACGAAACCCAAACTCGCACTGCATGCATTGTAATTAATATTACCACCCCACTGGGCGTATACCGTGTACTCGCCAGGTAGTAGTGGTATGAATGTGTACACCGCATAACCGGTGGAGTTCACATTGATGGTTGTGGTCATGGTCTCGTTAACACCCTTGATTAATAGGGTTATTGGGGCGTTAACAACGGCGGGCTTCATGAGGCTTATTATACTCACCATGTGAAGCACCGTTAAGTTACCGCTGGTGGTTATTGTTAGGGTGCAGGGGGCCTTGTTAACGATTAGTGTTAGGTTGTAGGAGCTGGGTAGGTAATTCGGTGGGTTTGAGTAGTACAGGGTTATTATGTACGTACCAGCCTGCGGTGGTGTCCATGTTATATCCACAACACCATTAACCGGGGTATAACCACCTATGGATACCGACTGCCCATTCAGCACATAACCAATTGTCAGGGTACCGCTGGAGATCTGCGGTGACAATGTCACCTTAATGTTTACTGACTCCCCGTAGGTTATCTCCGTGGAGTTTACGTAGGGTATTATCTGCACGGTGCCCGGTATTACTATGAATGTGTAATTAACAGTGGCCGGTTTAAAGTACGTGGTGTTTAGGAAAACCACGGTTAGCGTGTGGTAACCCACGTTGAAGTTAACGGGCAATTTATAATTAACCTGACCATTGGTGTTCGTGACCACCGTGGTTATGTAGTTGCCATCCACGTAAATATTCATGGATTGGCCGGCCAGGGGGCCCACGGGTGTGGTTGCCATTATACTTATTGGTAGGTAATTACCGTATGTGACGGTACCGCTGGCGTTCACAGAGACCTTAACTGGGGTTTCCACCACATTAAAGACTAGGGTTTCATTCTCCACCCATTGGTAGCCCCCGGCATCCACGTACGTAATCTCGAGGGTTAGAAACGCGTTTTTAAGGTTGTACGACCCCGGCGTTATGGTTATGGCTAGCGTGCCTGGGGGTTTCAGTGATAATTCCTGGGGGCTCACGTGGGAGTTCTCGGTACTAATTAATATGGATGCGTAGGTAATGGGTATTGGGGTACCATTGGTCACGTGGAGATTGAGGCTCTGGGGGACCCCACTGTACACGGTGGTTTTGTTAACGTTCACCATCAATACGGGCTTTGTCACGTTTACGGAGAATACGTAGTTTTCCGTGAACCCCAGGAGTTGGGAGCTTATGGTGAGCGATGCATTGTAGTAGCCCTGGTTAAGTGCCGGTGTTGTTATGTTTATTGTGTTAATGCCGGGGCTTAGAGCGCCCACGCCATTAATCACGTACTTACCTATGGCTAACTTATACGTTACGTTGGTTGGTAATTGCCCCTGGTAGTTAATGATTACCGTAACATTACTACTGATACCAGGCCCCACGTAGACCACGGAGCCATTATACACACCCTCTGGGTATGCACCGTAGTACCAGGTGATGTTATACACGGTGATGGGGGGAGGATCCACACTGTGTAGTAGTCCGAAGGCTAGTATCAATGCCATTACTACGTGTATCACTATGTACCGTTAATAGGGCTCCTTTTAAACCCCTCGCACGGAGATTTATTTATAAGGTCCCCCGCGCCTTTGCCCATGAATGGTTAATTTCACGGTGATAACCTTTGGTTGCTGGTTGAATAAGGCGGACAGCGACTTAATAATCACTAGACTCAGGGATCAGGGCTGGCTCTACGTGGAGGATGTGGAGAGTGCTGATTATGTCATTGTTAATACGTGCGCCGTTAGGGAGGAGGCAGAGAGGAATGAGTTGAAGCTCCTTAGGGAATTGAGCGTTAAGTACCCAGGTAAGAAGGTAATCGTGAGCGGTTGCCTAACCAGGGTTAGACCAGCGTCTATAAAGGACGCAGCCCCCAATGCAATACTCGTTACTTCCCACGGTAATGAGGTGATGGATGAGGTGCTGAGGAGGGGTGGTGACGTGCACATTATTGATGAGAGGCCCATGAAGTACCTGCCCCGCTACATGCCCGAGCTCCATGGGCATAGGTACGTGGTCCCAATACAGGTGGGTTGCCTTGGTAACTGCACCTTTTGCGTCACTAAGATTGGCAGGATGGGCTTTGGAAGGGTTAAGAGTTATTCCATGGACGATGTGGTGAACGCCGTTAGGGATGCCGTGAGGAGGGGCGCCAGGGAGATTTACCTAACGGGCCAAGAGGTGAGTGCCTACGGGCATGACAGGGGCTACGACTTGGTGGATCTTCTTGAGAGGTTGCTTAGGGAGGTTGATGGTAGGTACATGGTTAGGCTTGGGATGATGGAGCCCCTGGAACTGAGCAGGTTCATAGATAGGTTGCTTGACGTGGTGAAGGGTGATTGGAGGGTTTACAGGTTCTTCCACATACCAGTCCAGAGCGGTAGTGATAAGGTGCTTAGGCTAATGAGGAGGAAGTACACCGTGGACCTCTTCAGGGAGTTGGTGACCAGGATTAGGAGGGAGTTTCCAGAGGCCACGGTGGCCACGGACATAATAGTGGGGCATCCTGGGGAGGAGGATGATGACTTCTGGGCCAGTGTGAACCTAGTGAGGGAGTTGGGCATTGACAAGGTTAACCTGGCTAGGTACAGCCGTAGACCCTTCACAGAGGCCGCGTACATGGATCAGGTGCCCGAGCCCGTGAAGAAGGAGAGGAGTAAGATAGCCACTGAGGTGTTCAGTCAAGTGGCCCTGGAGAGGAATAAGCTCTTCATTGGTAGGGTGTTATGGGGCATTGTTAGTGAGGTGGATTTCAAGGGTGAGAATTACGTGGTTAGGACGTACAATTACAAACCAGTAGCCGTTAAGAGGGCTGATTTGGGGGCCTTCGTTAAGGTCACGCCCAGGGAGGCCACATCACAGAGGTTAATTGGAGATCTTGTGGAGTCCGAGGAGTTGAATGTTAAGTATAGACTTGATTATAGGATTACCGAGGGCTTGGACATGGTTTAATCACTCAATCCTCAGGACCTCCATGGGCCTAATCCTAATTATGGATACCAGTGAGGGTATTGAGGCCACCATGGAGGTTGCCAGGGCTATTACTAGGGAGTAGGCGTATAGGTTTGGTAGTAGTATGACGGGTATTATTATTGGTATGTTCAGGTGTATCATTATGTACCTGGCCAGGTAGGCACCCATTATACCCAGGGCTATGCCCAGCGCGGAGCCCATGGCGCTCATTATTAATATCTCAATTAGGAATAAAGCCACCACCTGTGAGTTGGAAGCCCCCAACGCCTTGAGGATGCCTATCTCCCTAACCCTCTCCCTCACATTCATCATTGCGGTATTGGCCACGCTTAGCCCAGTGACCACGAGGCTTAGAATTATTATGACTATGAAGAAGAGGTTCACCATGGATATGGCGTTGGAGATGGAACTGAGTACGGAGCTCTGTTCATAAACATCCGCATTAGGGAAGTACTGGCTAAGGGCTGTGGCGAGTTGGTTCAGGTACACTGGGTTGTCCTCCGTCAACTTAATGAATATGGCATTCACGAAACCCTCATCACTTAGGTCATTCTGTAACGTGCTTAGTGATGTAACGATCATGTTGAGGTGAAAGCCCAGGAAACCACCAAGAATGCTGCTAAAGGTCCCCGTGACCTTTAAAGGAACGACCTCAGTACCACCCTGAATGCTTGTGTACGTGATTACGTATATCGTGTCCCCCAGGGTCATGTTCAATTTACTGAGGAGTGTGTCCTGAACTATGGCCTCCCCAGACGCCATGGGTAGGGACCCACTCACCATCCTAACCTCGAAGTACGTGAAGTACTGGTTTGGTATCCCTATTACTGTCACGGGTACACCATCAACCTGCGCAGTACTTAATATAATGGCTGGGACCACATAGGACACGTGGGGTAGCTTGGCTATTATGGAGGTGACCTCCTGGGGTATTGCGATACTGCTTGAGTATACCATGAGGTCCGTGGGCAGTATATTCCTAACCTCACTTATGATGGCAACCCTAAACCCGTAGGTTAGGGTTTCTAGGGTTATCATAAGGGCCACGCTGTACACTATGGCAAGCATGGTCAGTATGAACCTGGTCCTTCTTGACTTAATATTCCTGAGCGAAAGAGTAAGCAGAATCCTTAGGTTCATACCCCACCGTAGTGCGGCGTGCGTTCTTAAATTCTTTGCTAACAAATCAGCCTTCACCTCCCTCCTCACTAATCAGCATGTTAATCCCTCATCACAAGTGGTTATGCGGTAGTTGAATATTAAGTGCCGCCCCTTATTAACATAACTCCATGCGTATTTATTTTGTTAATTATATAGATGAACATATTTATAAAGAAAAATAAGGCAATATATAGCAATAAAATTTAAATATACCATTGATCCATGGATCAAGTGCCCAAGAGGGTCCTGATTCTAGGTGGTGGTGTTGGCGGTGTTGTTGCAGCTAAAAGGATTGCAGAGAGGATTAGGGGCCGTGTTGATGCTGAGGTAGTTTTAATAAGCGATACCGATTACTACCTATTACCACCGCTCCTGGTTAACATAGCCCTAGGGGACATGGAACCAAGCAAGGCGCAGTTGCCGCTGTCCATGCTCGGCAAGAGGGGCGTTAAGGTGGTTAAGGCCAAGGTCACTAAGGTGGATCCTGACAATAGGGTTGTGGAGACAGACCAGGGTAAGTTCAACTACGACTACCTACTGGCCAGCCTGGGTGTTGATTTTGATTTCACAAGTTACAACCTAGGCGTTGGCTATCATAATTACACGCTTGAGGGCGCCCTGAAGCTTAGGGAGGCCTTGAGGTCGTTCAATGGGGGCAGGGTTGTGGTGTTCACGCCAGAGCCCATCTACAGGTGTGGTGTTTATCCCTTTGAGATAGTGGCTCAACTGGACACGGTGTTTAGGAAGAGGGGCATTAGGGATAGGGTTGAGATAACCCTGATACACCCCTTCGAGAGGCCCATACAGCCCCTGGGCCCCGAGGCCGTTAAGATAACGGAGGAGACCTTTGCAAGGAAGGGGATTAGGTACATTGGCAATGCCAAGCCCGTCCAGGTTGATGATAAGGAGAAGGTGGTGGTTCTGGCGAATGATAAGGTTAAGTACGACCTACTCATAGTGGTCCCACCGGCTAGGTTACCAAAGCCCTTTGACGGTACACCACTGGTTACTGAGATGCCCAATGGTAAGTGGACGGCAATCAATGTTTATACGGGTAGGAGCCTGAAGTACGATGATGTTTACTTACCCGGTGAGCACTCCATGCCCTACGTTGGCTTACCCACTGCAGGTGTTCCCGTGCACTTCACGGCGCTGGCGAGCGCAGCCGCCATAACTGGGGAGTTGCTTGGGGAGCCCGTGGACCCAGCCCAGATAAGTGCCATGGCGTGCGCCATGGACTACGGTGACCTGGGCATGATGTTCAACTGCGACATAAAGCTGGACCTGAACACGAACAAGGCCGTCTGGATGGGTAATTGCTACAGCATACTAACCTCGCCCCTGGGTAAGCTCATTAAGGATCTATTTTATAAAACCTGGCTAGCAACAACAATGTGAGGTGGTGGGCATGGAGCAGGTACAGCAGGTTGAGAAGTCCCCCGATGAGAAGTTGGCGGAGACCCTGAACATACTCATGGAGAACATAGACGAGTTAAGGGGCCTCCTTGATCAGTTGCTAGAGTTGAAAAGGAGCGGTGTTATCGATGCCTTAATGCTCATTGTGAACAGGTTCGATGAACTCCTCCAGTACCTGTTCCAAGACCCAGCTGTGTTTAGGCTAATCTCTCTCCTCGTTGATGGTAGTCTGGGTGCCATGAATAAGATGGATACACAGGACGTGCTCAGGCTAAAGGGGACAATATCAGAACTCGGGGGTTGCCTGGGTAAGAACCTGGACCTAACTAATGCAAAGCCAGTGGGCGGCTTAATGGGCTTATGGAGGGCACTAAGCGACCCTGATGTCCAGAGGGGCCTTGGGATAATGATGGCACTACTAAAGGCAATGGGTAAGTGCTCAAGCGGTCAAAAGTAGGTTAAGTTTTTGGGAATTATTATAACTAAACATCCGCATTTGACTTAAATAAAATGGCGATTCACGAATTAGCGATGAAGGTCACCATTAAATTCCTAGCCCTCGTTTACGACATGGTGGGTAAGTTAAAGGTTGATGTGGAATTACCATGCGGCTCCACGGTAAGCGACCTTATAAGGGTTATTGATAGAACCGTTAAGCCCAGGTTTAGTGAATCAGTTATTAATAATGGCAGGTTAAGCGAGAAGTTCTTAATCCTAATAAATGGTAGGTCCATTGACCACCTGGATGGTCTTGATACTAGGCTTAAGGATGGTGATGAGGTAACCATACTGCCCCACTGCGGTGTTGCTTGAGTGGTTTAAGGCGATGGATTTAAATAACAAGCGATTTCCCCCATTACTGATGAGGGTTCAGGTTAAGTTCCTTGCATCATTGTATGAGGTAACCAAGGTGCTAAAGACCGAGTTGGACCTGCCCGATGGTGCGACTATAAGGGATTTAATACAGGCCATTGATCAGAGGGTTTCGCCTAACTTCTCAAAGGTTATACTTGATGATGGTAAGTTGAAGGATCAATACGTAATCCTGGTTAATGGTAGGTCCGTGGACTTCCTGAATGGTTTAAGTACCAAGTTGAGTAATGGGGATGAGGTTGTATTTTTACCACCAGCGGGTGGTGGTTGATTCGTTACTGCCCGGTTTCCTGGTTCATAATCCATGACGGCGTGGTTAATATTGCGGCATAGCCCCCAAAGGTTTGTGTGAGTGTTAGGTTCTCCTCCACTGATTTGGGCATTACGAATAATTCCACATCCTTCCTATTCCTCAATGCCATGGTCAAGCCCATTATCTCGTCCTCACCCACATCCTCACTGACAATGACTACCCTAGCAATGCCCTTCCTTATGGCATCCATCACCTGCTCCTTACCATAGACCAGGTACTCGGGCTTCTTAACTGCCAGGTACATCACCTGCTCCATGAGCTTCTTAGCCTTCACATACTCCGTCTCCTTCAGCTTATCCTCGGCATTCCTAATGGCCTCCAGAACACCACCAATATCCGCACAGCACGCTGGCACCACCGCAATTACCTTATCCCTAATCCTATGATCAAGCCCACCCTCCTCAAGGAACTCCTCCTTAGTGGGTCCGGGCCCCGCAACCACTATCCCCTTTAAGTTTGGTAGCTCTGTGAATATCTTATTGGCCCTCTCAGCCAATAACTTGTAGAAGGTCTCCGCTAGGTGCTCCGTCTGCCTCTTATACCTAAGGGCTGACTGACCACCAGCTGAGTGTTTATTGGGTACGAAGAACTCCACCTTATCCACAATCTCCCAGTAATTACCCCTCAGTAGGGCTATGACTGCCTCTCCCCTCTCAACGACTATTATGCCGTAGGTATCACTGGTCTGCATCATGGATTCCAGTATTTCCGTGTGGAATGATGTATCGCATATGTACTTAAACGTGGACACTGGGAGCGGTGGTATTATTGCGTGGAATACCCAGTCATAATTACCTGGTGATTTCATGTTGAAGCCCGCGAATATTACCAAGCCATTCTCCGGGGCCTTGGATATACCCTTTATGGAGTTTATGATCCTTTCCAGCGCGTCCTGGACGTGGGTCCTCGTGGTCTTGTCCTTAATGTTGCTAGCCAACGCCCACTCCTGCCTCAGCATTGACACTACGTCGGGTATGGGCCTATTGCCGTTTATGTAGAGGCTTATTAACGTGGTTGCATAACCCCTGTACTTCTTGAGTAGGTTTATTATCACCTTCAATTCCGAGAGATCCTTTATTCCAGTACGTCCACGAACCTAGGGGGTGCCCACCCCTTAAAAACCTTTCTATTGACTTAGGTAAAAATCACAGCATCTCAATAGCCACCGCAGTGGCTCCGCCAGTTCCATGGCACAGCGCAGCCACGCCCCTCTTACCGCCCACATGCCTCAATGCCGATATCAACGTGGTTATTATTCTAGCACCACTGGCACCCAATGGGTGCCCAAGGGCTATGGCCCCTCCAAAGATGTTCATCTTACTATACGGCACACCCAACTCCTTATTTACGAGTACGTTGACCACGGCGAAGGCCTCATTAACCTCGAACACGTCTACATCATTTATGGACCAATTAACCTTGTCGAGTAATTTCTTGATTACGTAGATGGGGGCCTCTGGGAATCTCCAGGGTTCGGTCATGTGCCATGCGTAGCCCACGATCCTCGCAATGGGCTTTAGCCCCAACTCCCTGGCCTTGTCCATGGTTGTTAGCATCAACGCAGCAGCCCCATCGGACAACTGTGATGAATTACCGGCCGTGTGTAGCCCGTTTGGTCCGAAGGCTGGCTTTAGCTTGGCCAGTTTCTCGAGGCTCGTGTCCGGCCTTATCCCCTCATCCCTATCAAGGTGTATATGCTCCCCATTGAGTTGTAGATCAATGGGCTCCAACTCCTGGAAGTAGCCATTCTCAGTGGCCTTTAGGGCCCTCATGTGGCTCTCATAGGCCACCATGTCCAGCTCCTCCCTGGTTATCTCATGCTCCCTAGCCACCCTATCCGCCTCCTGGCCCATCAGTAATTGGTTTGTGGGGTCTGTTAGGCCGTCGTGGATCATTAAATCAATGAGTTTATAATCCCTACCTATCAAGTGCTTAATGCCCCACCTCACCTCGTGACCCAGCGCCATGGGTGCCGTGCTCATGGACTCCGCACCACCGGCAATGACGAGCCCCACATCACCAACCCTAAGGGCCCTGGTGGCCTCTATCACTGACTGCATTCCTGATGAGCAGACCCTGTTCACGGTAAAGGCGCTGACGCTTACTGGTAAGCCCGCCAGTAGGGCTGCGTACCTACTTATGTTCTGGCCCATGCCACCCTGTAGTGTGGAGCCGAAGATAACCTCATCCACCAACTTACCATCAACCCCAGTCCTCCTTAGGAGCGCCTTTATGGTCTCGGCTGCCAGGTACGGTGTCTTGACATTCCTCAGGGATCCCCCGAATTTACCTATTGGTGTCCTCACAAAACCCGTTATAACAACCTCCTGGCTCACGATAATCACTGCGCGGAGGGCTTATAATAAGCTTTATTCATTTTTAATCATATACTTATTAATTCGGCTGTTGTCTAAGCCCTATTTAGTAACTAATTACGGGCGGAAATGCATTAAATGGGCTGTTCCCACCAAACCCGATGGACATACTGGAGAGGCTTCACTCACTCTATGGGCGTGAGATTGATGAGGAATTGAAAAAGTACCTGGGCATAGACGTACACCCCGAGTTCAGGGACGCGGTACTCTACCAAGTATCCACTGGGGGTAAGAGGCTGAGGCCACTAATAGCACTGACGTCCGCGAGGGCCTGCGGTGGTGATTACAGGAGGGCATTACCCGCGGCGGCCATTGTGGAGCTAATACATAATTACTCCCTCATCTACGATGACATAATTGATGAGGCAACACTGAGGAGGGGTAAGCCCACGGTGAGGGCCAGGTACGGCGATAACGCGGCGCTGTTAATCGGTATTTGGTATAGGGAGGCCATTGAGGAAGCCATACTAAGCACTAGAAACCCACCGTTATTCGCCAGGGAGGTGGCCAGGGTGATTAGGGAGATTGATGAGGGCGAGAGATTGGACATACTGATGGAGTACGCGGGGCGCAGGGACCCCTACTTCGTCGAGAATAGGCTTGGGCCGAAACTACTCAATAATTGGGAGGAGCTCTACAACACGTACCTAAGGATGATTAGGCTAAAGACAGCGGCGCTCATGAGAACCTCGGCGGCTCTGGGGGCCCTCTCGGTGACGGATGATGAGGGCTGTGTAAAGGCCCTTTCCGAGTACGGCGAGAACCTGGGCATGGCATTCCAGGTGCTTGATGATGTACTGGACATATTCGGCGATGTGAGGAAGTTTGGTAAGGAGATTGGTAAGGATATTAAGGAGCACAAGCTGGGCAACATCGTGGTTGTCATGGCCCTGAGGGAATTGAGCGAGGCGGAGAAGAGCGAGTTACTGGGTGTATTGGGCAAGGTGCCCGTGGGCGATGATGACGTGAGGAGGGCCGTGGAGTTAATATCCAGGACCAGGGCCAGGGAGAACGCCTTGAGGGTAGCCATGGAGTTCGCTGGGAGGGCCGAGGATGCACTGGGTAGGTTGGGGGTTAATGAGGGGGTTGAGGATTTAAGGGAGATACTAAGGTTCACAGTAACCAGGGAATTCTAATGGGGCTGTTCCTAATAAAGCTAGGTGGTAGTTCAATAAGTGATAAGACAAAGCCCCTGAGTTACAGGGAGGATTGGGTTAGGGGGTTTAGCAGGGTGGTCCTTAAATTCCTAAGGGAGGGCCACCAATTCATATTCATACACGGAGGTGGAAGCTTCGCACACCCACTGGCCCTATCCTACGGGCTTAGTAGGTATGTTGATGAACAACAGACGGTGGGTATCTCCCTAACCTCGGCGGTGCTATTCAACCTAAGTTTTAAATTAACAATGACGATGACAAAGGAGGGCTTGCCCATATACCCCATCAGGACAGGCTCCATATACGCAGTAAACAACGGCAAGCCCCAACTACTCATTGACACGGCGCACCTGAGGTTAATAATGAGTAGGGGGTTAATACCCATGCTCTTTGGCGATGTGGTCCCAAGCGATGAGGGGTTCTCCATAATTAGTGGTGATGATATAATGCTAGACCTAGGCATGAGGCTGAGACCCAACACGGCCGTGTTCCTAACAGACGTGAGAGGTGTCCTGGACCCCAACGGTAACTTAATAAAGGTGGTTAAGTCCCTAGACGTAACCATCAGGGAGATGGGACACATAGACGTAACGGGGGGACTCATCAAGAAGCTTAGGGTGGCCCTTGAGCTATCAAGATACGCCAGGACATACCTCTGCGGCATCTGGGACTTGGACTCGATCAGGGATGTGCTAAGTGGTGGGGAGCCCCTAGGATGTACCGAGTTCAGGACCGAGTGAGTTTATTAACTCCCTTACCTGGGTCTCATTGAGTAGCGAGACTCCGTAGAGTATATACCTAGAGGTTGTGTGGTCACCGGGGCCCACGCCTATTAATATTGGGAATGTGGCATTACCTGGATTAATACCCGTGTAGTTCAGGAACAACGGTAATAAGTAACCATAACCGAGGACAACAACCCCTGGCTCGTTAGGTGGCGTGTAGTTATTCCAAAAGGCTGTGGTTATTATGAAGTTGGTACTGGCAATATTAAAATCACATAACTGCTTCACATAACCCTCGAACTGCTGGATTACGTAGGCGCTGGACGGTGCGAGGGTTGGTGGCTCTGGGAACACCACAACCACCACGTTGTAACCTCTGTAAACACTGGCGTTGTAGAGTGCGGGCCATACAGTGCAGTACTGATTGGTTAGGTATGGGTCGTTTATCGTCATGTATATTAGGAATGGTTTTTCATTGTTTATTAAACCAAGGGCTGTGGCATTATAGATTGAGTTATTGAATGGGTTTATCAAGGTGCTCAGCATGTATTTGAGTATAACCGTTGAGTTGAGGGTGGCGGTGGGTGTTGCATTGGTGATTTTGGGCACAATACCCGCCAGGAAGAGGCTCGCTATGAATATCGCCTCGCCAAGTATGATAATCGCCAATGCCAGGTAGAACGACTTACCCCTCCTCCTCTTAATCCTCTGCTTCCTAGCCATTGCTCACTCCATGAATCACTTAATTAAAACATTAACTCTCACCTGGGTCAAAATCATTAAAAAGGCGCGGGGCACGGTATTAGCGATGAAGGCATTGGCACTGCATGGTTATGGGTCAAGCCCCGAAAAGATAAACTGGCTCGTGGGGCCCCTGAGGTCCCTGGGCCTTGAGGTCATCACGCCAGGTTATACGGATTTTAATGACGGGTTGAGGAAGTCCGAGGAGGTGCTTAAAAGCGACAATGACACCTACATAGTCGCTGGGCACTCCATGGGTGGCTCAATAGCATTGCTGCTGGCCTCAATGTACGGTAACGTTAGGTGCGTGATATCCGTTTCCGGCCCCACGGACAGGGTGGCTCAGGTGAGGTGGCTCAGTGAGGGCGAGCCTGGCAGTATTAGGAGGAGGACCTACGAGGAGTTACTACGCGGTGGTGGTGTTGATGAGGATTTCCTGAGGGGGACATCACCAATTAACTACATCAAGCCTGGCATGCCGCCCGTGTTATTCATACACGGCACCGAGGACGAGTTAGTCCCCATTTGGCACCCCGAGATTTACATCGAGAGGGCTCGGGGGTTGGGTAACGTGGTCGAGCTCGTTAAGGTTGAGGGTATGAGGCACACGCCCAGGGGTAGGGATATCCACGTAATAGCCAGGGCCATTGAGGACTTCGTTAA
Coding sequences within it:
- the prf1 gene encoding peptide chain release factor aRF-1, yielding MKVIINLLKKYRGYATTLISLYINGNRPIPDVVSMLRQEWALASNIKDKTTRTHVQDALERIINSIKGISKAPENGLVIFAGFNMKSPGNYDWVFHAIIPPLPVSTFKYICDTSFHTEILESMMQTSDTYGIIVVERGEAVIALLRGNYWEIVDKVEFFVPNKHSAGGQSALRYKRQTEHLAETFYKLLAERANKIFTELPNLKGIVVAGPGPTKEEFLEEGGLDHRIRDKVIAVVPACCADIGGVLEAIRNAEDKLKETEYVKAKKLMEQVMYLAVKKPEYLVYGKEQVMDAIRKGIARVVIVSEDVGEDEIMGLTMALRNRKDVELFVMPKSVEENLTLTQTFGGYAAILTTPSWIMNQETGQ
- a CDS encoding ABC transporter permease, which produces MNLRILLTLSLRNIKSRRTRFILTMLAIVYSVALMITLETLTYGFRVAIISEVRNILPTDLMVYSSSIAIPQEVTSIIAKLPHVSYVVPAIILSTAQVDGVPVTVIGIPNQYFTYFEVRMVSGSLPMASGEAIVQDTLLSKLNMTLGDTIYVITYTSIQGGTEVVPLKVTGTFSSILGGFLGFHLNMIVTSLSTLQNDLSDEGFVNAIFIKLTEDNPVYLNQLATALSQYFPNADVYEQSSVLSSISNAISMVNLFFIVIIILSLVVTGLSVANTAMMNVRERVREIGILKALGASNSQVVALFLIEILIMSAMGSALGIALGIMGAYLARYIMIHLNIPIIIPVILLPNLYAYSLVIALATSMVASIPSLVSIIRIRPMEVLRIE
- a CDS encoding tRNA (N(6)-L-threonylcarbamoyladenosine(37)-C(2))-methylthiotransferase yields the protein MVNFTVITFGCWLNKADSDLIITRLRDQGWLYVEDVESADYVIVNTCAVREEAERNELKLLRELSVKYPGKKVIVSGCLTRVRPASIKDAAPNAILVTSHGNEVMDEVLRRGGDVHIIDERPMKYLPRYMPELHGHRYVVPIQVGCLGNCTFCVTKIGRMGFGRVKSYSMDDVVNAVRDAVRRGAREIYLTGQEVSAYGHDRGYDLVDLLERLLREVDGRYMVRLGMMEPLELSRFIDRLLDVVKGDWRVYRFFHIPVQSGSDKVLRLMRRKYTVDLFRELVTRIRREFPEATVATDIIVGHPGEEDDDFWASVNLVRELGIDKVNLARYSRRPFTEAAYMDQVPEPVKKERSKIATEVFSQVALERNKLFIGRVLWGIVSEVDFKGENYVVRTYNYKPVAVKRADLGAFVKVTPREATSQRLIGDLVESEELNVKYRLDYRITEGLDMV
- a CDS encoding DUF1641 domain-containing protein → MEQVQQVEKSPDEKLAETLNILMENIDELRGLLDQLLELKRSGVIDALMLIVNRFDELLQYLFQDPAVFRLISLLVDGSLGAMNKMDTQDVLRLKGTISELGGCLGKNLDLTNAKPVGGLMGLWRALSDPDVQRGLGIMMALLKAMGKCSSGQK
- a CDS encoding FAD-dependent oxidoreductase, with product MDQVPKRVLILGGGVGGVVAAKRIAERIRGRVDAEVVLISDTDYYLLPPLLVNIALGDMEPSKAQLPLSMLGKRGVKVVKAKVTKVDPDNRVVETDQGKFNYDYLLASLGVDFDFTSYNLGVGYHNYTLEGALKLREALRSFNGGRVVVFTPEPIYRCGVYPFEIVAQLDTVFRKRGIRDRVEITLIHPFERPIQPLGPEAVKITEETFARKGIRYIGNAKPVQVDDKEKVVVLANDKVKYDLLIVVPPARLPKPFDGTPLVTEMPNGKWTAINVYTGRSLKYDDVYLPGEHSMPYVGLPTAGVPVHFTALASAAAITGELLGEPVDPAQISAMACAMDYGDLGMMFNCDIKLDLNTNKAVWMGNCYSILTSPLGKLIKDLFYKTWLATTM
- a CDS encoding Ig-like domain-containing protein, translated to MIHVVMALILAFGLLHSVDPPPITVYNITWYYGAYPEGVYNGSVVYVGPGISSNVTVIINYQGQLPTNVTYKLAIGKYVINGVGALSPGINTINITTPALNQGYYNASLTISSQLLGFTENYVFSVNVTKPVLMVNVNKTTVYSGVPQSLNLHVTNGTPIPITYASILISTENSHVSPQELSLKPPGTLAITITPGSYNLKNAFLTLEITYVDAGGYQWVENETLVFNVVETPVKVSVNASGTVTYGNYLPISIMATTPVGPLAGQSMNIYVDGNYITTVVTNTNGQVNYKLPVNFNVGYHTLTVVFLNTTYFKPATVNYTFIVIPGTVQIIPYVNSTEITYGESVNIKVTLSPQISSGTLTIGYVLNGQSVSIGGYTPVNGVVDITWTPPQAGTYIITLYYSNPPNYLPSSYNLTLIVNKAPCTLTITTSGNLTVLHMVSIISLMKPAVVNAPITLLIKGVNETMTTTINVNSTGYAVYTFIPLLPGEYTVYAQWGGNINYNACSASLGFVISKASSLTNVHVSSNVAVVGDYLSITVDVLSDIPANYVYGNVTVVLRNISNNSTKVFIIPLSNARASVRIPLTSPGTYEVMGIYGGNTYVLQSMSAGVYINVMPGILGIPWYVLLAYVAPLVLGIFIGIALNRYLRQST
- a CDS encoding MoaD/ThiS family protein, whose amino-acid sequence is MKVTIKFLALVYDMVGKLKVDVELPCGSTVSDLIRVIDRTVKPRFSESVINNGRLSEKFLILINGRSIDHLDGLDTRLKDGDEVTILPHCGVA
- a CDS encoding MoaD/ThiS family protein — translated: MRVQVKFLASLYEVTKVLKTELDLPDGATIRDLIQAIDQRVSPNFSKVILDDGKLKDQYVILVNGRSVDFLNGLSTKLSNGDEVVFLPPAGGG